A section of the Oscarella lobularis chromosome 15, ooOscLobu1.1, whole genome shotgun sequence genome encodes:
- the LOC136195893 gene encoding ceramide synthase 1-like, with translation MFTFIDALRNITKAAWDQWELTKSRNALTGLFDDLRKHGTFTQFDFACCLFLAVFLTIMRYAVDRFILRPLTKRLKLPDEEAQKFPESAWKGSYYVFSWSYTLYLVYTYGIFFNPQMCWTSWESRGAVPNDVYGLYISQLGFYVHSFYATFFMDDIRKDFLIMVAHHVISIFLIGFSLAVRYHFIGVLLIFLHDCNDVLLEYSKCMLYLKKQGNKECPHWELRANIGFGIFMVTWVILRIYYYFYSILYNAGYLAPALIPSLPFYFFFNIMLWLIYFMNIYWYYFVILVALRIFTGKGAKDTRENEEKNQKKET, from the exons ATGTTCACGTTCATTGACGCCCTACGCAACATCACCAAAGCGGCATGGGACCAATGGGAGCTGACAAAGTCGCGCAACGCTCTAACGGGCCTATTCGACGATCTGCGCAAACACGGCACATTTACGCAATTCGACTTCGCCTGCTGCCTTTTCCTCGCCGTTTTCCTCACTATAATGCGCTACGCAGTCGATCGTTTCATCTTGAGA CCGTTAACTAAGAGACTGAAGTTGCCGGATGAGGAGGCTCAAAAGTTCCCTGAGAGCGCGTGGAAGGGCTCCTattacgttttctcttgGTCCTACACGCTCTACTTGGTCTACACGTACGGAATCTTTTTCAATCCTCAAATGTGTTGGACAA gttggGAGTCACGTGGCGCTGTTCCCAATGACGTCTATGGACTCTATATCTCTCAGCTCGGTTTCTATGTTCATTCGTTCTATGCAACATTTTTCATGGATGACATCagaaaagattttctcaTCATGGTAGCACACCACGTGATCTCAATTTTCCTCATAGGATTTTCTCTCGCTGTCAG GTATCATTTCATTGGAGTTCTCCTTATATTTCTCCACGATTGCAATGACGTTTTATTGGAGTATAGCAAATGTATGCTCTACCTAAAGAAACAGGGGAACAAGGAATGTCCTCACTGGGAATTGAGAGCTAACATTGGCTTTGGAATATTCATGGTCACGTG GGTCATTTTGCGTATCTACTATTACTTCTATAGTATCTTGTACAATGCTGGGTATCTTGCTCCTGCTCTTATACCCAGTCTACCCTTCTACTTCTTTTTCAATATCATGCTTTGGCTAATCTACTTTATGAATATCTACTG GTACTACTTTGTTATTCTCGTTGCACTGAGAATCTTTACAGGTAAGGGTGCAAAGGAtacgagagaaaacgaagagaagaatcaAAAGAAGGAGACGTAA
- the LOC136195894 gene encoding uncharacterized protein, with product MENSTLSRYRTWLLILSTAVGLLVALQIGSFWLIFRLYHDKTGSAGISSFSPPEWLSNSESTIIPDNSRERRQTGSDPFSQIFLDALKQICTRNETYCLAGAKGEPGSSGLPGEKGRPGKSGPQGIPGKSGPRGEKGDIGSQGSAGLRGLSGQKGDKGERGFGDKGDKGYAGDIGLPGEKGGKGESGVGIKGDQGFAGEKGDMGLKGEKGEPVSGEQSQVEQPSIASNLPSHCRPANYRILSQNWRKFSVYRVCRRPSRSSTCRCDSTLLQGWYRFSKSIGGKMNEQCSATGWRCGTAASGWLSGSHPTVVGSQELRTVKFGHRRSCNYGTSVQIRVTNCGLFYVYYLTPTLSCDAGYCGAG from the coding sequence ATGGAAAATTCTACTCTTAGTCGTTATCGTACGTGGCTCTTGATTTTGTCAACGGCTGTGGGACTCTTGGTAGCTCTCCAGATAGGATCATTTTGGCTCATATTTCGGCTCTACCACGATAAAACAGGAAGTGCTGGAATTTCGAGTTTTTCGCCACCTGAATGGCTCTCGAACAGCGAATCAACGATTATACCGGACAATagtcgagaacgacgtcaaacggGTTCTGATCCTTTCAGTCAAATTTTTCTAGATGCTCTGAAGCAAATTTGCActcgaaacgaaacgtaTTGTCTAGCTGGAGCAAAAGGAGAGCCAGGATCATCGGGTTTGCCGGGAGAAAAAGGTCGTCCCGGAAAAAGTGGCCCACAGGGTATTCCAGGCAAATCCGGTCcaagaggagaaaagggagaTATAGGAAGTCAGGGTTCTGCAGGACTTCGTGGTCTATCAGGgcaaaaaggagacaaaggagaaCGTGGGTTTGGTGATAAGGGTGACAAAGGATATGCTGGAGACATAGGCTTGCCTGGAGAAAAGggaggcaaaggagaaagtgGGGTAGGTATTAAGGGTGACCAAGGCTTTGCTGGAGAAAAGGGAGACATGGGACtaaaaggagagaaaggagagcCAGTAAGTGGGGAACAGAGTCAAGTAGAACAGCCCAGCATTGCCAGCAATTTGCCTAGTCATTGTCGTCCAGCAAATTATCGTATCTTGTCGCAAAATTGGAGAAAGTTTTCTGTGTATCGAGTTTGTCGACGTCCGTCTCGTTCGTCTACGTGTAGATGTGATAGTACTTTGCTTCAAGGTTGGTACCGGTTTTCAAAGAGTATTGGTGGGAAAATGAATGAACAGTGCAGTGCAACTGGTTGGAGATGTGGAACGGCTGCTTCTGGTTGGCTGAGCGGGTCTCATCCAACTGTCGTGGGAAGTCAAGAGCTCCGGACTGTGAAGTTTGGCCATCGAAGGAGTTGCAACTATGGTACGAGTGTGCAGATACGCGTTACTAATTGCGGTTTATTCTACGTTTATTATCTTACTCCTACGCTCTCCTGTGATGCTGGATACTGTGGTGCTGGGTAG
- the LOC136195782 gene encoding ceramide synthase 1-like gives MATMATTVSFANGLSRIASDLWYRTVHVPARENLLYDFITDLRSNGFAKTSDYVTSLAIAVFITFLRHYATLYLFQSFTKTSGMEEKNGQKFCESAWKAIFYATSWSYCLYLVTCKYPFFNQPESVWFDFEVGMDVPADIYWVYMIQLGFYFHSIFASLFMDEVRRDFVAIIFHHVLTICLISFSLTIRYHNIGLMVIFFHDVTDILMELSKCSLYMKQRNDTKYPLWGHVANVGFMFFMITWFVSRMYWFFFKVLYSAGHLYLFYIPEPRFYVFFNAMLWMLSFLNIYWFYYIIKVALRIIYGQEVKDSRDIDDEKKRD, from the exons ATGGCGACGATGGCAACCACGGTGTCGTTTGCCAACGGTCTCTCACGCATAGCTTCGGACCTTTGGTACCGCACCGTGCACGTTCCCGCCCGAGAGAACCTCCTCTACGATTTCATCACCGATTTGCGCTCGAACGGCTTCgcaaaaacgagcgattACGTCACCTCTCTCGCAATCGCCGTTTTCATCACTTTCCTGCGCCATTACGCGACCCTATATCTATTCCAG TCGTTCACGAAAACGAGCGGTAtggaggagaaaaacggaCAAAAGTTCTGCGAGAGCGCGTGGAAGGCAATCTTCTATGCAACATCGTGGTCCTACTGTCTATATCTGGTCACGTGCAAATATCCGTTTTTCAACCAGCCAGAGTCCGTTTGGTTCG attttgAAGTTGGGATGGATGTCCCGGCTGATATTTATTGGGTTTACATGATCCAATTGGGATTCTATTTCCATTCGATTTTCGCGTCACTTTTCATGGACGAAGTTcgacgcgatttcgtcgccatTATCTTTCACCACGTCCTCACAATCTGCCTAATCAGTTTCTCACTAACAATCCG gTATCACAATATTGGCTTGATGGTCATCTTttttcatgacgtcacggaCATTCTAATGGAATTGAGCAAATGTTCGCTCTACATGAAACAACGAAATGATACAAAATATCCTCTCTGGGGCCACGTGGCCAATGTAGGATTTATGTTCTTTATGATCACGTG GTTTGTTAGTCGAATGTACTGGTTCTTCTTCAAGGTTCTTTACAGTGCTGGTCATCTCTATCTCTTCTATATTCCAGAGCCGCGTTTCTACGTTTTCTTCAACGCCATGTTATGGATGCTTTCCTTTCTCAATATATATTG GTTTTATTATATCATTAAAGTTGCTTTACGTATTATTTACGGTCAAGAGGTCAAGGACTCTCGTGatattgacgacgaaaagaagagagattGA
- the LOC136195831 gene encoding uncharacterized protein — MAKKAAACALCLLLATFTNAQPEYTFMPTTYTVESVQRPSAGEIRSYHAVMCPAAVDYHHGYKAAVRINLPFNLPWKTSDGIVFARVSNSSTFNTTFCTNVNSSAVPDKTCSFVYSKDMGSNVYIEIRVGEGGDVVYSFGLDFEAPNQSLPSEKGSSQVYDAIKKFYYGSPRPKTPRSASAPYNSELVSYVDGLSTVVTQQSTRLKICLAQTSSSSRPTLIITVIGFHPSSAFSTYACSSEKCVPDVIGNTVIGSDVSDTTINLLAVDMHHFSANGTVYLLITGFGNPLDKHNNFHLTARMNAPLVKELCSQDRKKRLEH, encoded by the exons ATGGCAAAGAAGGCAGCGGCTTGCGCCCTCTGTCTGCTTTTAG caaCATTTACAAATGCTCAGCCGGAATACACTTTCATGCCGACTACGTACACAGTCGAAAGCGTCCAACGGCCATCAGCCGGTGAAATTCGCTCCTACCACGCAGTCATGTGCCCGGCAGCGGTCGATTACCACCACGGCTACAAAGCAGCCGTCCGCATAAATTTGCCTTTCAATCTCCCGTGGAAAACCAGCGATGGAATCGTATTTGCTAGGGTATCCAATAGCAGTACTTTCAACACAACATTCTGCACAAACGTAAATTCGTCTGCCGTGCCCGACAAAACGTGCAGCTTTGTTTACAGTAAGGACATGGGCAGCAACGTCTATATCGAAATCAGAGTGGGGgaaggcggcgacgtcgtctactCTTTTGGATTGGATTTCGAAGCACCAAATCAATCATTGCCTTCCGAAAAAGGTAGTTCGCAAGTGTACGACGctattaaaaaattttattacGGCAGTCCAAGGCCGAAGACACCTCGCAGTGCATCTGCCCCTTATAATTCCGAGCTCGTATCGTACGTTGACGGACTATCTACGGTTGTTACACAGCAAAGCACTCGACTCAAAATCTGTTTAGCTCAAacgagcagcagcagcagaccTACATTAATAATCACTGTCATAGGATTTCATCCTAGTAGTGCATTCAGCACATACGCCTGCTCTTCGGAGAAATGCGTTCCAGACGTGATTGGAAATACTGTCATTGGGTCTGATGTAAGTGACACGACAATTAACCTTCTAGCAGTGGATATGCATCATTTTTCCGCGAATGGAACTGTCTATCTTCTAATTACCGGATTCGGTAATCCGTTGGACAAGCACAATAATTTTCACCTCACTGCTAGGATGAATGCTCCATTGGTAAAAGAATTGTGCAGCcaagacagaaaaaaaagactcgAGCATTAA
- the LOC136195885 gene encoding uncharacterized protein — translation MQPAAGHLINTLGGWYHFIFYAAQRQIMGLFRIVVLLLAAFDLISAQNDEYVFVPSKYVVENLQKPDHNEVRQYNAKLCAPEVARYNGYTATIDVNLPFNLDWKPTLGVVFIKVSNTTDFTTSYCTNVDSSGNPVRSCNFTFTEDIGPDLHFQVTAGTAGNIQYSFGLEFIGNSTKKFVSHSDRPHKTTAFPRKIPIVGDDYKPEMLPIVRLSTPGSVNTTDSVYYEFSICPTSEKYDVIVTIVGTDTHSAFSTYLCNSRVCVPDVPGVVGYDVSDTSFNVATAGVAEFMPGGTVFVLITGFGGEQVNSFELAARLFPTV, via the exons ATGCAGCCCGCCGCAGGCCATCTGATAAACACCTTGGGGGGATG GTATCACTTCATCTTCTACGCGGCGCAAAGACAAATCATGGGTCTTTTCCGAATCGTTGTTCTTCTGCTCGCTGCTTTTG ATTTAATCTCAGCTCAGAATGACGAATACGTTTTCGTTCCTTCAAAATATGTAGTCGAGAACTTGCAAAAGCCTGACCACAACGAAGTGCGTCAGTATAACGCAAAGCTCTGCGCTCCCGAGGTGGCTCGCTATAACGGCTATACCGCTACAATCGATGTCAATTTGCCATTCAATCTTGATTGGAAACCAACCCTGGGGGTAGTCTTCATCAAAGTGTCTAACACAACTGATTTCACGACCTCTTACTGTACTAATGTCGACTCTTCCGGTAACCCTGTAAGAAGCTGCAACTTCACATTTACCGAGGATATCGGTCCTGATTTGCACTTCCAAGTGACAGCTGGAACAGCCGGTAACATCCAATACTCATTTGGACTAGAATTTATTGGAAACTCTACAAAAAAGTTCGTCAGTCATAGTGATCGTCCTCATAAAACGACAGCGTTTCCAAGAAAGATCCCTATTGTCGGTGATGACTACAAGCCAGAAATGCTGCCAATAGTTAGGCTATCTACCCCTGGATCCGTCAATACGACTGACTCCGTTTACTACGAATTCAGCATCTGCCCAACAAGCGAAAAatacgacgtcatcgtaaCAATTGTAGGAACGGATACACATAGCGCCTTTTCAACGTACTTGTGCAATTCTCGTGTATGTGTTCCTGACGTTCCCGGCGTCGTTGGATACGATGTCTCTGACACTTCATTCAACGTGGCGACCGCTGGTGTCGCCGAGTTCATGCCTGGTGGTACTGTGTTTGTTTTGATTACCGGCTTTGGAGGAGAACAGGTGAACTCGTTTGAACTTGCCGCTAGGCTCTTTCCAACTGTTTAG
- the LOC136195804 gene encoding collagen alpha-1(XXIII) chain-like isoform X2, with protein sequence MADALKGNCIPKGRHGKDGQKGEQGTPGKAGPKGDNGLQGPAGLQGDKGQKGNASVPGAEGERGPIGPKGERGPIGPKGKHGPIGPKGERGPIGPKGENGLSGAKGQKGEAISCQMGNSPTSYCRSCSNRQFTITFGKCFGSVPNVITSLNVIDSDYTRNLRINSYASHITRCNFVLNIYSWFDTIIYTAQATWIACPL encoded by the exons ATGGCAGACGCTTTGAAAGGCAACTGCATCCCAAAG GGTCGACATGGGAAGGACGGACAAAAG ggagAACAAGGCACTCCAGGCAAAGCCGGACCAAAAGGTGACAATGGACTACAAGGACCAGCTGGACTTCAAG gCGATAAAGGGCAAAAGGGAAATGCAAGCGTTCCAGGTGCTGAAGGAGAGCGTGGACCAATTGGCCCTAAAGGAGAGCGTGGGCCAATTGGCCCTAAAGGAAAGCATGGGCCAATTGGCCCCAAAGGAGAGCGTGGGCCAATTGGCCCTAAAGGAGAAAATGGACTTTCGG GTGCCAAAGGGCAAAAAGGAGAAGCAATCAGCT GCCAAATGGGAAACTCTCCAACGAGCTATTGTAGAAGTTGCTCCAATCGACAGTTTACTATAACGTTCGGAAAATGCTTTGGCAGCGTTCCAAACGTGATTACAAGCCTAAACGTGATTGACAGTGACTACACCCGTAATCTGCGAATCAATTCATACGCAAGTCATATCACGCGCTGTAACTTCGTACTCAACATATATAGCTGGTTTGATACTATAATTTACACAGCGCAGGCCACGTGGATTGCTTGTCCACTGTGA
- the LOC136195804 gene encoding pulmonary surfactant-associated protein D-like isoform X1 yields MKLVLVLASCIFTCLIARSRAQVKSGFVQFTSAARLCTDMADALKGNCIPKGRHGKDGQKGEQGTPGKAGPKGDNGLQGPAGLQGDKGQKGNASVPGAEGERGPIGPKGERGPIGPKGKHGPIGPKGERGPIGPKGENGLSGAKGQKGEAISCQMGNSPTSYCRSCSNRQFTITFGKCFGSVPNVITSLNVIDSDYTRNLRINSYASHITRCNFVLNIYSWFDTIIYTAQATWIACPL; encoded by the exons ATGAAATTGGTCTTGGTGTTGGCGAGCTGCATTTTCACATGTCTCATAGCTAGATCTAGAGCTCAAGTCAAATCAGGTTTTGTGCAGTTCACTTCTGCTGCTCGCTTATGCACG GACATGGCAGACGCTTTGAAAGGCAACTGCATCCCAAAG GGTCGACATGGGAAGGACGGACAAAAG ggagAACAAGGCACTCCAGGCAAAGCCGGACCAAAAGGTGACAATGGACTACAAGGACCAGCTGGACTTCAAG gCGATAAAGGGCAAAAGGGAAATGCAAGCGTTCCAGGTGCTGAAGGAGAGCGTGGACCAATTGGCCCTAAAGGAGAGCGTGGGCCAATTGGCCCTAAAGGAAAGCATGGGCCAATTGGCCCCAAAGGAGAGCGTGGGCCAATTGGCCCTAAAGGAGAAAATGGACTTTCGG GTGCCAAAGGGCAAAAAGGAGAAGCAATCAGCT GCCAAATGGGAAACTCTCCAACGAGCTATTGTAGAAGTTGCTCCAATCGACAGTTTACTATAACGTTCGGAAAATGCTTTGGCAGCGTTCCAAACGTGATTACAAGCCTAAACGTGATTGACAGTGACTACACCCGTAATCTGCGAATCAATTCATACGCAAGTCATATCACGCGCTGTAACTTCGTACTCAACATATATAGCTGGTTTGATACTATAATTTACACAGCGCAGGCCACGTGGATTGCTTGTCCACTGTGA
- the LOC136196306 gene encoding ceramide synthase 1-like — MLRRKLHKLHARRLCLHYFTCSILHRSSLRPHSFRFRAHNRAIQEAAHKFPESAWRGSYYVYSWFYCTYLVWKYDLFFHPEYCWTTWSSGMDIPMEIYVVYVSQVGYYSHCIYATLCLDLKQKDYHMMVLHHVITIFLIGFSLSVRYYYIGVLLIFHHDINDLLLEYSMLALHVESGRKILPLLETKSQRLVWYIYVYMDCSSSVLLLLQNHLQFCSSCRAVGAYS; from the exons ATGCTTCGCA GAAAACTACACAAACTACACGCTCGCCGACTTTGCTTGCATTACTTCACTTGCAGTATTCTTCACCGTTCTTCGCTACGTCCTCactcgtttcgttttcgtg CCCATAACCGTGCGATACAGGAAGCCGCGCATAAATTCCCCGAGAGTGCGTGGAGAGGATCCTACTACGTCTATTCGTGGTTTTACTGCACGTATTTGGTGTGGAAATATGATCTCTTTTTCCATCCGGAATACTGCTGGACAA CTTGGTCCTCTGGAATGGACATTCCAATGGAAATCTACGTTGTCTACGTTTCACAAGTGGGCTACTATAGTCACTGTATCTACGCAACGCTGTGTCTTGATCTCAAGCAAAAGGATTATCACATGATGGTTCTTCATCACGTGATAACGATATTTCTTATtggcttttctttgtcagtCAG atACTACTACATTGGGGTCTTGCTCATATTTCATCATGATATTAATGATCTCTTATTGGAATACAGCATGCTCGCTTTACATGTCGAATCAGGCCGGAAAATATTACCACTATTGGAGACAAAGAGCCAACGTCTTGTTTGGTACATTTATGTTTACATG gactGTTCTTCGTCTGTATTACTTCTTCTACAGAATCATCTACAATTCTGCTCATCTTGCCGTGCAGTGGGTGCCTACTCTTGA
- the LOC136196379 gene encoding aminopeptidase N-like, translating to MSKTREKLLKDPSSKMISSSDSDPDTDRNVFLPEIDTTKGRRTRRFYPIVLIVLVTTIVALLIAVIVLASRKGVSAPATAPSTDSPSTPTPSPTQTPAPTSPKRKELWDNVRLPGDVIPRSYQIDISATDLDDGHVTGDVKIRCGVVKSTSTILVHALNMTISKSRVIDVNGGGADVAVSKAFVAKENQYWVMQLGKSLKANSLVDISLHWETRLASGLSGFYRSTYNDLQGKQHTIATTQMEATSARLAFPCFDEPAMKAKFNISILYDPSNGYSAISNMPIWWNQSVSVGSQGFTRAHFEQTPRMSTYLVAFIISNFNFVQNTTKSGTQVRVWARPDLINETQWALECVSIILAFYEDFFNVSYPLPKQDLVAIPDFSAGAMENWGLITYREVDLLFDPVVSATSNKQRVAVVIAHELAHQWFGNLVTMKWWNDLWLNEGFASYVEYIGTDAVRRDWKMIDHFFGDTVLYAYSVDSLVTSHPIDVSVETPDEISSLFDAISYDKGASILQMLYNFLGRETFLKGLSLYLQSHSFQNAETADLWSALQSVLEKGQLPSPLTVSSIMSTWTKQSGFPLVNCVEKSKQVTLEQRRFIYSSANASLLPPSPYKYKWSIPITFYTDKQSYSNSPQWLTSSSNFYSLSTEYNWIKLNVDQVGYYRVNYTESMWQALANQLQRDHTVFSPKDRAGLLADAFDLARAGLLNVTIGLDLTNYLSKEANYVPWRAILSKLGYVRDMLALRPSLGKLKTFLCGKLAPLLERYLSGDIPDSHDEKLLRVSVVDFGWKIGCSLSSGASARDLLSSHFAKFMAGNETVDPDFHSTVYGAGIAAGGEDEWEFVWKIFQNTNVASEKRACFSALAQSTQPWILNRYLEYSIDDSLIRSQDTGFVVAYVSRNVIGRSFVWNFLRNNWDNLFDRYGSESFSLGYFVRYVSASFNTQFQLKEFDDFFNGRDAGAADRVVKQSREKIESNVKWMMTNEETVDRWLTAANLK from the exons ATGTCCAAAACGCGTGAAAAACTCTTGAAAG ATCCTTCCAGCAAAATGATTTCGAGTTCCGATTCCGATCCTGACACCGatcgaaacgtttttctacCCGAAATAGATACCACAAAGGGCCGTCGGACACGTCGTTTCTACCCTATCGTCCTCATCGTCCTCGtaacgacgatcgtcgctcttctcatcgccgtcatcgttctCGCATCGCGAAAAGGCGTTTCTGCGCCAGCAACGGCTCCGTCTACCGATTCTCCTTCCACGCCAACGCCATCGCCTACTCAGACGCCCGCCCCGACGTCgccaaaacgaaaagaacTGTGGGACAACGTTCGACTTCCGGGCGACGTCATTCCTCGTTCTTATCAAATCGACATTAGCGCTACAGATTTAGACgatggtcacgtgaccggtgacgtcaaaattcgaTGTGGCGTCGTAAAATCGACGAGTACGATATTGGTTCACGCTCTCAATATGACGATTAGTAAGTCGAGAGTTATTGATGTCAATGGCGGGGGAGCGGACGTGGCGGTGTCGAAGGCGTTCGTGGCAAAGGAGAATCAGTATTGGGTTATGCAATTGGGAAAATCACTCAAAGCGAACTCACTTGTGGATATAAGTTTGCATTGGGAAACGAGATTGGCTAGCGGACTATCTGGCTTCTATAGAAGCACATATAATGATCTCCAAGGAAAACAGCA TACTATAGCCACTACCCAGATGGAAGCAACAAGCGCGCGTTTGGCTTTTCCTTGCTTTGATGAACCGGCAATGAAAGCCAAGTTTAATATCAGCATTCTCTATGATCCGTCTAACGGATACAGTGCTATATCTAATATGCCTATTTGGTGGAATCAAAGTGTTAGTGTGGGAAGCCAAGGGTTCACGCGCGCTCATTTCGAGCAGACGCCTCGCATGAGCACCTATCTCGTCGCTTTTATTATCTCCAATTTTAATTTCGTTCAAAATACGACGAAATCCGGGACGCAGGTTCGCGTATGGGCGCGTCCGGATTTGATTAATGAAACCCAATGGGCGTTGGAGTGCGTGTCAATTATTCTCGCTTTTTATGAGGATTTTTTCAACGTTTCATATCCTTTACCTAAGCAAG ATTTGGTTGCTATACCTGATTTTTCTGCGGGTGCCATGGAGAATTGGGGTCTTATCACCTATAGAGAGGTCGATCTTTTGTTTGACCCGGTAGTCTCTGCAACGTCGAATAAACAACGTGTTGCTGTGGTGATAGCACATGAACTTGCGCATCAG tggTTTGGTAATCTTGTTACTATGAAGTGGTGGAATGATTTGTGGTTGAATGAAGGCTTTGCCAGCTACGTAGAGTACATAGGAACGGACGCCGTTCGTCGCGACTGGAAAATG aTTGATCACTTTTTTGGGGACACTGTTCTCTATGCCTACTCAGTTGACAgcctcgtgacgtcacatcctaTTGATGTGAGCGTAGAAACTCCAGATGAAATTAGTAGCCTCTTCGACGCCATATCCTATGACAAG gGTGCGTCTATACTTCAAATGCTCTACAATTTTCTGGGCCGTGAAACCTTTCTCAAAGGCCTCAGT CTTTATCTGCAGTCGCATAGTTTTCAAAATGCTGAAACGGCAGATCTTTGGTCTGCCCTTCAGAGTGTTCTAGAGAAAGGCCAATTGCCCTCACCTTTGACTGTTTCGTCCATCATGTCCACATGGACGAAGCAGAGTGGATTTCCCTTAGTTAATTGCGTTGAAAAGTCCAAGCAAGTGACTCTAGAGCAACGTAGATTCATCTATAGTTCGGCTAACGCGTCTTTGCTTCCACCGTCTCCATACAA ATATAAGTGGAGTATTCCTATCACGTTCTACACTGATAAGCAGTCTTATTCGAATTCTCCTCAATGGCTTACGTCATCAA gCAACTTCTATTCCCTTTCCACCGAGTATAATTGGATTAAACTCAACGTAGATCAAGTTGGATACTATCGTGTCAATTACACTGAGTCCATGTGGCAAGCATTGGCTAATCAACTTCAACGTGACCACACT GTTTTCTCGCCCAAAGATCGCGCTGGTCTCTTGGCAGATGCCTTTGATCTCGCTAG GGCTGGTTTATTGAACGTTACAATTGGGCTGGATTTAACGAACTATCTGAGCAAAGAAGCGAATTATGTTCCGTGGAGAGCAATCTTGTCCAAACTTGGCTATGTGCGAGACATGCTGGCGTTGAGACCAAGTCTAGGAAAGTTGAAA ACGTTTTTGTGCGGAAAACTCGCGCCTCTTTTGGAAAGGTATTTGAGTGGAGATATACCGGATTCTCATGATGAAAA GCTTTTGAGGGTTTCTGTAGTTGATTTTGGTTGGAAAATTGGCTGCAGTCTTTCCTCTGGGGCGTCTGCACGCGACCTACTTTCGAGTCATTTTGCTAAGTTTATGGCCGGAAATGAAAC TGTCGATCCTGATTTTCATTCGACTGTTTATGGTGCTGGTATTGCAGCTGGAGGTGAAGACGAGTGGGAATTCGTatggaaaatatttcaaaatacTAACGTGGCAAGTGAGAAAAGAGCCTGCTTCAGCGCTCTCGCACAGTCAACTCAACCGTGGATATTAAACAG ATATTTGGAATATTCGATTGATGATTCGTTGATTCGATCTCAGGACACGGGCTTTGTTGTCGCGTACGTTTCGAGAAACGTCATAGGTCGTTCGTTTGTGTGGAATTTTCTACGAAACAATTGGGACAATCTCTTCGACAG ATACGGAAGCGAGTCGTTTTCCCTTGGCTACTTTGTTAGGTATGTGTCAGCCTCTTTCAACACTCAGTTTCAACTCAAAGAA TTTGATGACTTTTTCAATGGACGAGATGCGGGGGCGGCGGATAGGGTTGTCAAGcaatcaagagaaaaaattgagagTAATGTGAAGTGGATGATGACGAATGAAGAAACCGTCGATCGCTGGCTCACTGCTGCTAATCTGAAATAA